One Bdellovibrio sp. ArHS genomic region harbors:
- a CDS encoding trypsin-like serine protease — MLKPFLRLCSLALSLSTLAACAGGGGTGENLTANTEPTSCEVSGHSFGIVGGKTLGSGNELSSSTVMVVHIDDDKKESVCTGTLIDDDKVLTAAHCTQRFAGTTVIAFSNNVDCVLNAPKRTLRMVVQRAIPDDYIYSKNTSWTNSSYDLAILKFRGGLAPGYKVRELPSAGFQINAADTLVMAGYGVTNENTKDSGLLRFTTASGERISDRFHLALANHVIKIPQTLVLEQQDNGVCKGDSGGPLYAKTPQGLVLVGITSMGVDHRTKDEKNSRVCHGVGIFTDLRDNLPWIREQLEALKL, encoded by the coding sequence ATGCTCAAGCCCTTCTTGCGTCTATGCTCTCTGGCTTTATCGCTATCGACTCTTGCTGCTTGTGCAGGCGGTGGCGGAACTGGTGAAAACCTCACGGCCAATACAGAGCCCACCTCTTGTGAAGTCTCTGGTCATTCTTTCGGAATCGTGGGCGGCAAAACTCTGGGCTCTGGCAATGAATTGAGTTCTAGCACTGTGATGGTCGTACATATAGACGACGATAAAAAAGAAAGTGTCTGCACCGGAACTTTGATTGACGACGACAAAGTGTTGACGGCCGCCCACTGCACCCAGCGCTTCGCTGGGACCACCGTGATCGCGTTTTCCAATAACGTAGATTGCGTGCTGAATGCACCCAAGCGAACCCTGCGAATGGTTGTGCAAAGAGCGATTCCCGACGACTATATCTACAGCAAAAACACAAGCTGGACGAACTCGTCCTATGATTTAGCTATTCTGAAATTTCGCGGGGGCTTAGCACCGGGCTATAAGGTTCGCGAACTGCCCTCGGCAGGTTTTCAAATCAATGCAGCAGACACCCTGGTCATGGCGGGTTACGGCGTCACCAATGAAAACACTAAAGACTCTGGCCTTCTTCGTTTCACCACGGCGTCGGGCGAACGAATTTCCGACCGCTTTCACCTGGCGTTAGCGAATCACGTCATTAAAATTCCGCAAACCCTTGTCCTGGAACAACAGGACAACGGTGTCTGCAAAGGAGACTCTGGCGGTCCTCTTTATGCCAAAACCCCGCAGGGGTTGGTTCTTGTCGGTATTACTTCGATGGGAGTAGATCACCGCACGAAAGACGAAAAGAACTCGCGGGTCTGCCATGGCGTGGGTATCTTCACAGATCTTCGCGACAATCTGCCCTGGATTCGCGAACAACTGGAAGCTCTGAAGTTGTAA